A genomic segment from Pseudoxanthomonas sp. CF385 encodes:
- a CDS encoding D-hexose-6-phosphate mutarotase: MSALPEGVTRETWQGIDVLQVETPFSTARVSLQGGQVLSFVPAGSDDLLWLSPTSAMPPNAIRGGVPVCWPYFGRQGQPDGVPQHGHARTSRWPLTDAKREADGSVVLKLALPLRDGVPLELVQTVHVGRDLRQSLDTVHRGESAVTLTQALHTYFRVADATQVRVTGLDGLRYADKFDGGTHMHAGDWTLHDPRDPGRSDRIYTGTGHRFDLVDPAGGRRIRLDTFGSRSLVVWNPGEAGAAAIADLPDDGWRSFVCLEAANAGEDAIELEPGQRHRLSHVISAAPL, encoded by the coding sequence GTGAGTGCACTTCCCGAAGGCGTGACCCGAGAGACCTGGCAGGGCATCGACGTGCTGCAGGTGGAGACGCCATTCTCCACCGCACGCGTGAGCCTGCAGGGCGGGCAGGTGCTCTCGTTCGTGCCGGCCGGCTCGGACGACCTGCTCTGGCTGTCGCCGACAAGCGCGATGCCGCCGAACGCGATCCGCGGTGGCGTGCCGGTGTGCTGGCCCTACTTCGGCCGCCAGGGGCAGCCTGATGGCGTGCCGCAACACGGTCACGCGCGCACGTCGCGCTGGCCGCTGACGGACGCGAAGCGCGAAGCCGACGGCAGTGTCGTGCTCAAGCTGGCGTTGCCGCTGCGCGATGGCGTGCCGCTGGAGCTGGTCCAGACCGTGCACGTCGGTCGCGATCTGCGCCAAAGCCTGGATACCGTGCACCGCGGCGAGTCCGCGGTCACGCTGACCCAGGCGCTGCACACCTACTTCCGGGTCGCCGATGCGACGCAGGTGCGAGTCACCGGGCTGGATGGCCTGCGCTATGCCGACAAGTTCGACGGTGGCACGCATATGCACGCCGGCGACTGGACACTGCACGATCCACGCGATCCCGGCCGCAGCGACCGCATCTACACCGGCACCGGCCATCGGTTCGACCTGGTCGATCCGGCCGGCGGCCGACGCATCCGCCTGGACACCTTCGGCAGCCGTTCGCTGGTGGTGTGGAATCCGGGTGAGGCCGGTGCCGCCGCCATCGCGGACCTGCCCGACGACGGTTGGCGGAGCTTCGTCTGCCTGGAAGCCGCCAACGCCGGCGAGGATGCGATCGAACTGGAACCGGGCCAACGCCACCGGCTGAGCCACGTGATCTCCGCAGCTCCGTTGTAG
- a CDS encoding lytic murein transglycosylase has protein sequence MKHTASCLLLSMMVAGPVIAQTPPPTRETPPVAPASPGVPAPVVAPVRDPVYAACLADLRTVAEKQGVTPASFDAYTQGLAADMSVMDLLDAQPEFTTPLWDYLAALVDEQRVADGQAMLATHRDLLDRVALAYGVDAATVVAVWGVESDYGRVFGKRPLLVSLSTLSCFGRRQAFFRGEFLTTLKLLQAGDIRAEGLTGSWAGAFGHTQFMPSTYERIAVDFDADGRRNLIDSIPDALASTANYLVKSGWRTGEPWGYEVTLPPGFDVGQAGRTSRKPLTQWIAQGIARVDGQPLSVDDRNAAVLVPTGFTGPAFLVFKNYDAIYSYNAAESYALAIALLADRLRGGAGLITAWPTDDPGLGRPQRRELQTLLLARGHAIGAADGMIGTQTRRAIVVEQQRLGLQPADGRAGAKILAALKAEGPPVAPPEPRKP, from the coding sequence ATGAAACACACCGCGTCCTGCCTGCTGCTGTCGATGATGGTGGCAGGCCCGGTGATCGCACAGACGCCGCCGCCCACCCGCGAGACGCCTCCCGTCGCACCCGCGTCGCCAGGGGTGCCGGCTCCGGTCGTCGCGCCGGTGCGCGATCCCGTCTACGCCGCCTGCCTCGCCGATCTGCGCACCGTGGCCGAAAAGCAGGGCGTCACGCCGGCCAGCTTCGATGCCTACACGCAGGGCCTCGCCGCCGACATGAGCGTGATGGACCTGCTGGATGCGCAACCCGAATTCACCACGCCGCTGTGGGACTACCTGGCGGCGCTGGTGGACGAGCAGCGCGTCGCCGATGGCCAGGCGATGCTGGCCACCCATCGCGACCTGCTGGACAGGGTGGCGCTGGCGTACGGCGTGGACGCCGCCACCGTGGTCGCGGTGTGGGGCGTGGAAAGCGACTACGGGCGCGTGTTCGGCAAGCGGCCGTTGCTGGTGTCGTTGTCGACACTCTCCTGCTTCGGCCGGCGGCAGGCGTTCTTCCGCGGCGAGTTCCTCACCACGCTGAAGCTGCTGCAGGCCGGCGACATCCGCGCCGAAGGCTTGACCGGCTCCTGGGCGGGCGCCTTCGGCCACACGCAGTTCATGCCCAGCACCTATGAGCGCATCGCCGTCGACTTCGATGCCGACGGGCGGCGCAACCTCATCGACAGCATTCCCGATGCCTTGGCCTCCACCGCGAACTACCTGGTGAAATCCGGCTGGCGCACGGGCGAGCCCTGGGGCTACGAAGTGACGCTGCCGCCGGGCTTCGATGTCGGACAGGCCGGGCGCACCAGTCGCAAGCCGCTGACCCAGTGGATCGCGCAAGGCATCGCCCGCGTCGATGGGCAGCCGCTGTCCGTCGACGATCGCAATGCCGCGGTGCTGGTGCCGACCGGCTTCACCGGCCCCGCCTTCCTCGTATTCAAGAACTACGACGCGATCTATTCGTACAACGCGGCCGAAAGCTATGCGCTGGCGATCGCGTTGCTGGCCGATCGCCTGCGCGGTGGTGCCGGCCTGATCACCGCGTGGCCCACCGACGATCCGGGCCTCGGCCGACCGCAGCGACGCGAACTGCAGACGCTGCTCCTCGCGCGTGGACACGCGATCGGCGCTGCGGACGGCATGATCGGGACGCAAACCCGACGCGCGATCGTCGTCGAACAGCAACGCCTGGGCCTGCAACCCGCGGACGGTCGCGCGGGTGCGAAAATACTCGCCGCGTTGAAGGCGGAAGGGCCACCCGTCGCGCCGCCGGAGCCCCGCAAGCCGTGA
- a CDS encoding protease inhibitor I42 family protein produces MKRWMAAGLCVLLSACASGPAAGGPPSETLPDDGIVRPEGKAPVEMRIGQVLEIALTANASTGYQWEFTEDGAPVLSRTTGPATPPPMDTQPPMPGASSIARWWFRADKAGKTTVRMVYRRPWETVPPVEVVEYEVDVR; encoded by the coding sequence ATGAAGCGATGGATGGCTGCCGGTTTGTGCGTGCTGCTGTCGGCCTGCGCCAGTGGACCGGCCGCCGGCGGACCCCCGTCCGAGACCCTGCCGGACGATGGCATCGTCCGCCCCGAGGGCAAGGCGCCGGTCGAGATGCGCATCGGCCAGGTACTGGAGATCGCCCTGACGGCCAATGCCAGCACCGGCTACCAATGGGAATTCACCGAGGACGGAGCGCCCGTCCTGTCGCGCACCACCGGTCCCGCCACGCCGCCGCCGATGGACACGCAGCCGCCGATGCCCGGTGCGTCCTCGATCGCGCGCTGGTGGTTCCGTGCGGACAAGGCGGGCAAGACCACCGTGCGGATGGTCTACCGGAGGCCGTGGGAGACGGTGCCGCCGGTGGAAGTGGTGGAGTACGAGGTCGACGTCCGCTGA
- the queF gene encoding NADPH-dependent 7-cyano-7-deazaguanine reductase QueF (Catalyzes the NADPH-dependent reduction of 7-cyano-7-deazaguanine (preQ0) to 7-aminomethyl-7-deazaguanine (preQ1) in queuosine biosynthesis) translates to MSTPQDSSLGREVAYPTQYDPTLLFPIPRQGARDEIGIAADTLPFVGHDRWHAYELSWLDARGKPRVATATLTVPCTSPCLIESKSLKLYLNSLNSTRFNSDAAVLERIVTDLSARAGADVGVAFGLPPMAEAPEGESLDGLDVEIDHYGPPRAEFLAADPEEQVDEVLSSELLKSNCPVTGQPDWATVVIRYRGPRIDRVELLRYLVSFRDHAEFHEQCVERIFHDVLAHCRPASLSVEARYTRRGGLDINPWRATGDMNVPLMKRDIRQ, encoded by the coding sequence ATGAGCACTCCCCAGGATTCCTCGCTCGGTCGCGAGGTCGCGTACCCGACGCAGTACGACCCCACTTTGCTGTTTCCCATCCCGCGCCAGGGCGCGCGCGATGAGATCGGCATCGCCGCCGACACCCTGCCGTTCGTCGGCCACGACCGCTGGCATGCGTACGAACTGAGCTGGCTGGACGCCCGCGGCAAGCCGCGCGTGGCCACCGCCACACTGACGGTGCCGTGCACGTCGCCGTGCCTGATCGAATCCAAGTCGCTCAAGCTCTACCTCAACTCGCTCAACAGCACCCGCTTCAACAGCGATGCCGCGGTGCTGGAGCGCATCGTCACCGACCTGTCGGCGCGCGCCGGCGCGGACGTGGGCGTCGCGTTCGGCCTGCCGCCGATGGCGGAGGCGCCGGAGGGCGAATCGCTCGATGGGCTGGACGTGGAGATCGACCATTACGGGCCGCCGCGCGCCGAGTTCCTGGCTGCCGATCCGGAGGAGCAGGTCGACGAGGTCCTCTCGTCCGAACTGCTGAAGTCCAACTGCCCGGTCACCGGCCAGCCGGACTGGGCGACGGTGGTTATCCGCTACCGCGGCCCGCGCATCGACCGGGTCGAACTGCTGCGCTACCTGGTGAGCTTCCGCGACCATGCGGAGTTTCACGAACAATGCGTCGAACGCATCTTCCACGACGTGCTCGCGCACTGCCGCCCGGCCTCGCTGTCGGTGGAGGCCCGCTACACCCGGAGAGGCGGCCTGGACATCAATCCGTGGCGCGCCACCGGCGACATGAATGTCCCGCTCATGAAGCGCGATATACGACAGTAA
- a CDS encoding LysM peptidoglycan-binding domain-containing protein → MSTEKKADFSDVTAKVDSTAEKAADFSDVTARVDSTAEIIGEQSYTIEKGDTLSKIAKAHYGSANAWKQIFEANRDVIEDPDRIFPGQVIKLPPKPADA, encoded by the coding sequence ATGAGCACAGAGAAGAAGGCCGACTTTTCGGACGTCACCGCGAAGGTGGACTCGACGGCCGAAAAGGCTGCGGATTTTTCCGACGTCACCGCGCGCGTAGACAGCACTGCCGAAATCATCGGTGAGCAGAGCTACACCATCGAGAAGGGCGACACGCTCTCCAAGATCGCCAAGGCGCACTACGGCAGCGCCAATGCCTGGAAGCAGATCTTCGAAGCGAACCGCGACGTCATCGAAGATCCGGACCGCATCTTCCCGGGGCAGGTGATCAAGCTGCCGCCGAAGCCCGCCGACGCCTGA
- a CDS encoding NADP-dependent isocitrate dehydrogenase yields MSDTPRIIYTLTDEAPFLATQSLLPIVEAFTAPAGIAVETRDISLAGRLLSQFPEYLADAQKINDDLAELGRLATQPEANIIKLPNISASVPQLKAAIKELQAQGYPLPDYPDEPKDEKEKDAKARYDKVKGSAVNPVLREGNSDRRAPLSVKNFARKHPHRMGAWSADSKSHVAHMTAGDFFGSEQSATLAADGALKIELVAADGTVTVLKDKVKVKAGEIVDAASMSRKALATFVAAEIADAKAKGVLFSLHLKATMMKVSDPIMFGVVVNEFYKAALAKHAAVLDQIGFDANNGIGDLYGRLGALPADQQETIKADLQAVYADSAAVAMVNSDKGITNLHVPSDVIVDASMPAMIRDSGKMWNAEGKLQDTKAVIPDRCYAGIYQAVIDDCRAHGAFDPATMGSVPNVGLMAQKAEEYGSHDKTFQIPTDGTVRVSDDAGKVVFESKVEAGDIWRMCQTKDAPIQDWVKLAVGRARLSKTPAIFWLDKARAHDAQVIAKVEQYLKDYTIDALDIRILPPVEAMKVSLERTRKGEDTISVTGNVLRDYLTDLFPIMELGTSAKMLSIVPLMAGGGLFETGAGGSAPKHVQQFLEEDYLRWDSLGEFLALAASLEHLGQRYLNTPAKVLANALDVANGRILDENRSPARKVGELDNRGSHFYLALYWAQALAAQDENAELKAKFAPLAKALADNEATIIGELNGAQGKALDIGGYYHPDIAKTAAAMRPSKTFNDALATLSA; encoded by the coding sequence ATGTCGGATACGCCCCGCATCATCTACACCCTCACCGACGAAGCCCCGTTCCTCGCCACCCAGTCGCTGCTGCCGATCGTCGAGGCGTTCACCGCCCCCGCCGGCATCGCCGTGGAAACCCGCGACATCTCGCTGGCCGGCCGCCTCCTGTCGCAGTTCCCCGAATACCTGGCCGACGCGCAGAAGATCAACGACGACCTGGCCGAGCTGGGCCGGCTGGCGACGCAGCCGGAAGCCAACATCATCAAGCTGCCCAACATCAGCGCCTCGGTGCCGCAGCTGAAGGCCGCCATCAAGGAGCTGCAGGCCCAGGGCTACCCGCTGCCGGACTACCCGGACGAGCCGAAGGACGAGAAGGAAAAGGACGCCAAGGCGCGCTACGACAAGGTCAAGGGCAGCGCGGTGAACCCGGTGCTGCGCGAAGGCAATTCCGACCGCCGTGCACCGCTGTCGGTCAAGAACTTCGCCCGCAAGCACCCGCACCGCATGGGCGCGTGGAGCGCGGACTCGAAATCGCACGTGGCGCACATGACCGCCGGTGATTTCTTCGGCAGCGAGCAGTCCGCCACGCTGGCCGCCGACGGGGCGCTGAAGATCGAGCTGGTCGCCGCCGACGGGACCGTCACCGTGCTCAAGGACAAGGTGAAGGTGAAGGCCGGCGAGATCGTCGACGCCGCCTCGATGAGCCGCAAGGCGCTGGCTACGTTCGTCGCCGCCGAGATCGCCGATGCCAAGGCCAAGGGCGTGCTGTTCTCGCTGCACCTCAAGGCCACGATGATGAAGGTCTCCGACCCGATCATGTTCGGCGTGGTCGTCAACGAGTTCTACAAGGCCGCGCTGGCCAAACATGCCGCCGTGCTGGATCAGATCGGCTTCGACGCCAACAACGGCATCGGCGACCTCTACGGCCGCCTGGGCGCGCTGCCGGCGGACCAGCAGGAAACGATCAAGGCCGACCTGCAGGCCGTCTATGCCGACAGTGCGGCCGTGGCGATGGTGAATTCCGACAAGGGCATCACCAACCTGCACGTGCCCAGCGACGTGATCGTCGACGCCTCGATGCCGGCGATGATCCGCGACTCCGGCAAGATGTGGAACGCCGAAGGCAAGCTGCAGGACACCAAGGCCGTCATCCCGGACCGTTGCTATGCCGGCATCTACCAGGCCGTCATCGACGACTGCCGCGCGCATGGCGCGTTCGACCCGGCCACGATGGGCAGCGTGCCCAACGTCGGCCTGATGGCGCAGAAGGCCGAGGAGTACGGCAGCCACGACAAGACCTTCCAGATCCCGACCGACGGCACCGTGCGCGTCAGCGACGACGCCGGCAAGGTCGTGTTCGAGTCGAAGGTGGAGGCGGGCGATATCTGGCGCATGTGTCAGACCAAGGACGCGCCGATCCAGGATTGGGTGAAGCTGGCCGTGGGCCGCGCGCGCCTGAGCAAGACGCCGGCGATCTTCTGGCTGGACAAGGCCCGCGCGCACGACGCGCAGGTGATCGCCAAGGTCGAGCAGTACCTGAAGGACTACACCATCGACGCGCTGGACATCCGCATCCTGCCGCCGGTCGAGGCGATGAAGGTGTCGCTGGAGCGCACCCGCAAGGGCGAGGACACCATCTCGGTGACCGGCAACGTGCTGCGCGACTACCTGACCGACCTGTTCCCGATCATGGAGCTGGGCACCAGCGCGAAAATGCTGTCGATCGTGCCGCTGATGGCCGGTGGCGGCCTGTTCGAGACCGGCGCCGGCGGGTCCGCGCCGAAGCACGTGCAGCAGTTCCTGGAAGAGGATTACCTGCGCTGGGATTCGCTGGGCGAGTTCCTCGCGCTGGCGGCCTCGCTGGAGCACCTGGGCCAGCGCTACCTCAACACGCCAGCGAAGGTGCTGGCCAACGCGCTGGACGTGGCCAACGGCCGCATCCTCGACGAGAACCGCTCGCCCGCGCGCAAGGTTGGCGAACTCGACAACCGTGGCAGCCACTTTTACCTGGCCCTGTACTGGGCGCAGGCGCTGGCCGCGCAGGACGAGAACGCCGAACTGAAGGCGAAGTTCGCGCCGCTGGCGAAGGCGCTGGCCGACAACGAAGCCACGATCATCGGCGAGTTGAACGGTGCGCAGGGCAAGGCGCTGGATATCGGCGGCTACTACCACCCCGACATCGCGAAGACCGCCGCGGCGATGCGTCCCAGCAAGACCTTCAACGACGCACTGGCGACGCTGTCGGCCTGA
- a CDS encoding LysR substrate-binding domain-containing protein: protein MSRLPLDQVDAFVTAARLRNLTRAAEAMHLTVSALSHRMRLLEQRLGHKLLVRGPRGVELTPDGQRLFDTISGPLDTIEHALRRATLRNDHTVTLSLIPSMATAWLVPRLPAFLAQHPELGLNLQSSTHVVDFEREPVDLALRLGGGRWPNVHAEFLFHEWITPVASPALLKQHGRPAPDQMARLPLLGDPANRWKDWFDHFGGQPPARYVTQFDDTETLHQAAAQGVGVALARWTLAEPLVKAGRLVALTKKRLQADFAHYLVYPERSLGHPGFGKVRSWLLEQAGVAVER from the coding sequence ATGAGCCGACTGCCGCTGGACCAGGTGGACGCCTTCGTCACGGCCGCGCGGCTGCGCAACCTGACCCGCGCCGCCGAGGCGATGCACCTCACCGTCAGCGCGTTGAGCCACCGCATGCGGCTGCTGGAACAGCGGCTCGGCCACAAGCTGCTGGTGCGGGGCCCCCGGGGCGTGGAGCTCACGCCGGACGGCCAGCGGCTGTTCGATACGATCTCCGGCCCGCTCGACACCATCGAGCACGCGTTGCGCCGCGCCACGCTGCGCAACGACCACACGGTCACGCTCAGCCTGATCCCGTCGATGGCCACGGCGTGGCTGGTGCCGCGGCTGCCGGCCTTCCTGGCCCAGCATCCGGAACTGGGGCTCAACCTGCAGTCGAGCACCCACGTGGTGGACTTCGAGCGCGAACCGGTGGATCTCGCACTGCGGCTCGGGGGTGGACGCTGGCCGAACGTGCACGCCGAGTTCCTCTTCCACGAATGGATCACCCCGGTCGCCAGTCCCGCGCTGCTCAAGCAGCACGGCCGGCCCGCACCGGACCAGATGGCCAGGCTGCCGCTGCTCGGCGATCCGGCCAACCGCTGGAAGGACTGGTTCGACCATTTCGGTGGGCAGCCGCCGGCGCGCTACGTGACGCAGTTCGACGACACCGAAACCCTGCACCAGGCCGCCGCACAGGGCGTGGGCGTGGCGCTCGCCCGCTGGACGCTCGCCGAGCCGCTGGTGAAGGCCGGCCGGCTGGTGGCGCTGACGAAGAAGCGGCTGCAGGCCGACTTCGCGCACTACCTGGTCTATCCCGAGCGGAGCCTGGGCCATCCCGGCTTCGGCAAGGTGCGCAGCTGGCTGCTGGAGCAGGCCGGCGTCGCGGTGGAGCGATGA
- the aceK gene encoding bifunctional isocitrate dehydrogenase kinase/phosphatase, with translation MVTADAIARLVHDAFADYHARFAEITQRAKVRFETQDWTLARADAVERIELYDQCIAECALRLQSALLGQAHDRTLWIAARTAFEALIAGQIDRELYKTFYNTLSRRFFRIRGVDPALEFVALDVEPTDAITHPVARHSYAVSEQRPTDTFARVLADYGFDVPYAHRTRCAAAIAVRLQDDLAHWGAHPVRGIELLDTVFYRERRAYLVGRVFGEHRFSPCVIALVNDGGRLKAEAVLTHRADVAHLFGTSRSYFHTDLATVGDAVVFLRSLLPGKPIDEIYTVLGRAKQGKTERYRTFFHHFAAHPDEQLVHAEGTPGMVMAVFTLPSYPLVFKVIRDRFAYPKAMSRQDVEDKYDLVFHLDRVGRLLDTQAFRFLRFPRARFAPALLEELRERCGQSLTEDGDDLVIHLCYVQRRLRPLNLYLREQKAEAARAAALEYGQAIRDMARNNIFPGDMLLKNFGVSRHGRVVFYDYDELRLVTDCRFRDWPQATTYEEQMADAPWFHVDAGDVFPERFPQFLGLPDAQARALKAAHGELFRADWWRDLQSHLADGDYPDTPPYPDALRLA, from the coding sequence ATGGTCACCGCCGACGCCATCGCCCGTCTCGTCCACGACGCCTTCGCGGACTACCACGCACGGTTCGCCGAGATCACGCAACGGGCGAAGGTCCGCTTCGAAACGCAGGATTGGACGTTGGCGCGCGCCGATGCCGTCGAGCGCATCGAACTCTACGACCAGTGCATCGCCGAATGCGCGCTGCGCCTGCAATCGGCGCTGCTGGGCCAGGCCCACGACCGCACGCTCTGGATCGCCGCGCGCACGGCGTTCGAGGCGCTGATCGCCGGACAGATCGACCGCGAGCTCTACAAGACCTTTTACAACACCCTCAGCCGGCGCTTCTTCCGCATCCGCGGCGTGGATCCGGCGCTGGAATTCGTCGCGCTCGACGTCGAGCCCACCGACGCGATCACCCACCCCGTGGCGCGCCACAGTTATGCGGTGTCGGAGCAGCGGCCGACCGACACCTTCGCGCGCGTGCTGGCCGACTACGGCTTCGACGTGCCCTATGCGCACCGCACCCGCTGCGCCGCCGCCATCGCGGTGCGGCTGCAGGACGACCTCGCGCACTGGGGCGCGCACCCGGTGCGCGGCATCGAACTGCTGGATACCGTGTTCTATCGCGAGCGGCGTGCCTACCTGGTCGGCCGCGTGTTCGGGGAGCACCGGTTCTCGCCGTGCGTGATCGCACTGGTCAACGATGGCGGCCGCCTGAAGGCGGAAGCCGTGCTGACCCACCGGGCCGACGTGGCGCACCTGTTCGGCACCTCGCGCAGCTACTTCCATACCGACCTGGCGACGGTGGGCGATGCGGTGGTGTTCCTGCGCTCGCTGCTGCCGGGCAAGCCGATCGACGAGATCTACACCGTGCTCGGCCGTGCCAAGCAGGGCAAGACCGAACGCTACCGCACCTTCTTCCACCACTTCGCCGCGCACCCCGACGAACAGCTCGTGCATGCGGAAGGCACCCCCGGCATGGTGATGGCGGTGTTCACCCTGCCCAGCTACCCGCTGGTCTTCAAGGTGATCCGCGACCGCTTCGCCTACCCCAAGGCGATGAGCCGGCAGGACGTGGAGGACAAGTACGACCTGGTCTTCCACCTGGACCGCGTCGGCCGGCTGCTGGACACCCAGGCGTTCCGGTTCCTGCGCTTCCCGCGCGCGCGCTTCGCGCCCGCGCTGCTGGAGGAACTGCGCGAGCGCTGCGGGCAGAGCCTCACCGAGGACGGCGACGACCTGGTCATCCACCTGTGCTACGTGCAGCGCCGGTTGCGACCGCTCAACCTGTACCTGCGCGAGCAGAAGGCCGAGGCCGCGCGCGCCGCCGCGCTCGAATACGGCCAGGCCATCCGCGACATGGCGCGCAACAACATCTTCCCCGGCGACATGCTGCTGAAGAACTTCGGCGTGTCGCGGCATGGGCGCGTGGTCTTCTACGACTACGACGAACTGCGCCTGGTCACCGACTGCCGCTTCCGCGACTGGCCGCAGGCGACGACATATGAGGAGCAGATGGCCGATGCGCCGTGGTTCCACGTGGACGCCGGCGACGTGTTCCCCGAACGTTTCCCGCAGTTCCTCGGCCTGCCCGACGCGCAGGCCCGCGCATTGAAGGCCGCGCATGGCGAGCTGTTCCGCGCAGACTGGTGGCGCGACCTTCAGTCGCATCTCGCCGACGGCGACTACCCGGATACTCCGCCCTATCCCGATGCGCTCAGGCTCGCATGA